Part of the Flavobacterium okayamense genome, TTTGTTTTCTCACAAAAAGTTGAAAAAGAGTGGCAAAAAGTTTATCAATTTGAAAATGATGGAAAATTTTCTTCAGCACAAAAAGAATTGATTAAAATTAAAAAAAAAGCAAATAGGAAAAAATACGATAAAGAATTAATAAAGTGTTTTCTTTATGAATCCAAAATTCAAATGTTTAACAATGAAAACGCTAAACAAATAATAATTAAAAACTTAAAAACCGAAATCGGAAAACAATCACCAGTTCCTAAATCTGTACTTCATTATATTTTAGCTACCATTTTAAAAGATTACAAAAGAACAAACCAAAATAAAATCTCTCAACGTTCTAAAAACATTCAAAAAAATGATTTAGATTTTACTACTTGGAGTTTATCAGATTTTGAAAATGAAATCCAGATAAACTATGAGGAAATTTTTAAGTACAAAATTGAACTTTCAAAAGTATCAATTGCTGATTGGAAATCTATATTTGATATACCCTCTTACATTGATGGAAAAGAATATAGCTTATATGATTTTTTCTATGAAAAAAATCTCGAAAATTTAAAATCTAATGTTAAGTTATGGAATTTAAATTCAGCGAATTATCTAACAAATTTAGAACAATTATCTATACAAAAATCTGAAAACTTCATTAACACAAATCTTGATTTTATATTAGATCAAGATTTAAAAAAAGTAATTCAAAATATTCGAGATTATGAAAAATTTTATCTTACAAAGGATATTCAAAAATTAGAATTTTCATATTTTAAAAGAATAGAATATATATTATCAATTACCGAATCAAATCAGCTTCCAAAAGAATTAATTGAACTTGAAAAAAATACAAAAAACGAAACATTAAAGCAACTTGTAAGACTATACAAAGCTGAAAATTTAATTCAAATTGGAACTCAAAAAAAAGAAGCTAATTATCAAAAAGAGGCTATTAAAATTCTTGATACTATACTAAAATCGAGAGTGCATCCAAATATTTTAGCTGATGCAGAAAGAAAAAAACTTCTTTTAACAAATAAATCGCTATCACTTGATTATAATGACCAGATATATTCTAATCAAAACCATAGAGCTTTTGTTAGGTTCAAAAATATTGATACTGTTAAAATTAATTATTATAGACTTCCTGAAAAAAATGATTTAGAACTCAATAATTATTTTTACAATTATTCCAAAAAAAAAGATTCTTTAGTTCTTGATTATATTAAAAAGCATAAACCTATAAACTCTTCAATTATAAAATTACCAAATCAGTTTGATTATTTTGAACATACTACTGAAATAATTTTAGACAACCTTGAAACTGGAAATTATTTAATCTTTTTGGAAACTAACAATAGTATTCCTAATGAAAATGCATATACATATGACACAATAAATGTAACCGATTTTTTTGTTGTTGAAGATGAAGATAATTACAACAACAATCTTTATATTTTAAATAGAAAAACTGGTCAACCCATTGAAAACACTAAAATTATAAGTGAACAACAAACAGTTAGAACTGACAGTAATGGAAAGGCTAGTTTGAAAAAACTTAATTATGAAAAAGATAAAAAATATAAAAATGAAATATTAATTTATAAAGATAACGACTCTATATATTATGAATATAATCGAGGTTTTTATTACAATTTTGAAGATGAAGATGATATAATTTTCGAATCTAAAGTACAACTTTTTACTGATAGAGGAATTTACAGACCTGGTCAAAAAATATTTTTCAAAGGAATTGTTGTACAAAATAAAAATTACAAAAAAAGTGTTGTCCCTTTTGTTACTGTTAAAGTTATAATAGAAGATGCTCAAGGAGAAGAATTAAAAGAATTTGAAATTCAAACAAATGAACTTGGTTCCTTTAATTCAGAATTTCAAATCCCCAAAAACATCTTAACTGGTCAATTCAGAATTTACATTGCAGAGCCGGATAATTATGAAAATGATAAAGATTATTATGATTTAAAAGAAGATGAGCATTCATTTTGGGACAATGTAGAGTTTGATGAATGGCAAAGTAAAATTTATTTTCAAGTTGAAGACTATAAGAGACCAACTTTTGAAGTTAGTTTCGATAAAATTAAAGAAAATTATGCAATAGGTGATACTTTAAAAATTACAGGTAACGCAAAAGCACTTGCAGGAAATAATCTTACAAATGCAATAGTAAAATATAATATTTCAAAAAACACTTTATTAACAAATGGTTATGTTCCATATGAACCTAATTATATAGTTGAAGAAACAAACACTGATGAAAAAGGCAATTTTAAAATAAGTTTCCCTGCAATTCAAAATAATATATCAATCGATAGTATTATCGCTCAAGATTATATTATTGATTTAGAAATCACTGATACCAATGGTGAAACAAAGAGCGCTAAACAATATGTTCATGTAAACAAACATATGCTTGATTTAAATTTAGATATTAAAAATAAACTTTATAAAGAAGATGTATTAACTGCAAATATTAATACTACAACAAAAAACAATTATCCAATACCTACTAAAGTTGAAATAGAAATCTATCATGATGATAGAAAAAATTTCAAAAAAGAACGAGTTTGCCAAATTCCAGAAATTCAAACTATTAGTAAAGAACAATTCAGTCAATTATTTCCTTATGAGCCTTATGATGAGAATGATTATAAAGAAAATCTAATTTTGGTTAAATCTACTTCCCTAAATACTGCAATTAACTCAAATTTAGATTTATCATTTTTAAAAGAACTCAAAAATGGTAATTATAAAATAATAGCCAAAGCTAAAGACATTAAAGAAAATGAATTTAAAGTAGAAAAAATCTTTAATCTAGATTCTAAAATCAATCCAAATTTAGAAACTAAACTTTTTAGTTTTAAATACATCCCAAAAGAAAACAGCGACATCATAGAAATTGAATTCACTTCTGCCATTAAAGACTTATGGATTACAACCCGTTTTTTTGATGGTCAATCTAACACCTTCAATACTAGAATTGATCAACTAATAAATGGAAAAAAGATAATTCAAATAAAAAAACCAACAAAAGTAATCTATGATTTAGATTTTAAATTTCAATTTTCTTCTGTTTGGGAGAATCAGACACATGATGAACAATTTAGTTTAAAAACAAAAGAAACAGAAAAAGATTTACTAATAAATATAGAAAGTTTAAAGAACAAAATTGAACCTGGTAGTAATGAAAATTGGTCTTTTAAAATAAATAACACCAAATTAGAAGCAGAAGTATTAGCATCAATGTATGACACTTCAATTGATCAATTTAAAAATTCAAATTGGGAAAAAATATATTTAGAAAACAATCAATATCCAAATTTTCCTCGTTTTTATGATTATAAAAAAGAATTAAAACACTTATTATTAAATAGTTTTAAAAATTACAGCCTAATTTTTAAATATCAAGACATTGACCCTATAGATATTAAATGGTTTGGTTTTAACTTCAATCACTTAAATTATAATCAATATAAGAAAGCTTATGACTTCTACGTCCCTAAAGGATATAGAAAAATAACTGGAGTTGTTTCTGATGATTTAGGTCCTGTTGCTGGTGCTAGTGTAATTGTAAAGGGAACAAGTAGAGGAGTAACTACAGATTTTGATGGTAACTTTGTAATAGCCGCAAAACCAAATGAAACACTAGAAGTTTCTTATGTAGGAAATACACAAGAAGTTAAAATTGGAAAAAATGATATTTATAATGTTACTTTAACTTCAACACAATTAGAAGAGGTTGTTGTGAGTGCTCTTGGCATAAAACGATATGTAGATGAATCAACATCTTCATACACAGTTATTAAATCAAACGAAATAAATCAATTTGGAAATCAAAATATAGTACAAGCATTAAAAGGAAAAGTTTCTGGCTTGACAATTACAACAAGTTCTAACAGTATCAACTCTTCAACAAGAATTGTTTTGAGAGGAAATAGGTCTATATCAGGAAATAATGACGCATTGGTTGTGATTGATGGTGAAATTTCATCTGCAGATGAACTTCAAAAACTAAGCGCAGATAGTATTGATGAAGTTCAAGTTTTAAAAGGTGCACAAGGAGCCGCCTTATATGGAGAACAAGGAGTTAACGGAGTTATTATTGTTACTACAAAAAAAGCCTTAAAAGAATTATCCAATTTAAAGACAAGAACAAATTTTAATGAAACTGCATTCTTTTATCCAACCCTAAAAACAGATAAAGAAGGAAAAATTTCTTTTAATTTTACAACTCCTGAATCATTAACCAAATGGAAATTACGATTATTTGCTCATAATAAAAATTACGAAACAGGTTTTTTAGAATCATCAATCATTTCACAAAAAGAAGTAATGGTTCAAACCAATATGCCAAGATTTTTTAGAGAAAATGACAATATAAAAATATCGGCAAAAATAGTAAACATGACTGATGAAACTAAATCGGGGGTTGCGATGCTAATGCTATTTAATGCAGAAAATAATGAAACAATAGATTCAATTGCATTAAACAATGATAATCTTAAAAATTTTAGCTGCAAACCAAAAGAAAGTGTTCCTGTAAATTGGACAATTTCAATCCCTAAAAACATAAGTGGTTTACAATATAAAATAGTAGCAAAATCTAGCAATTTCTCAGATGGTGAAGAGAATATTATTCCGGTTTTAAGCAATAAGATTCTTGTTACAGAAAGTAGACCTATTTGGCTAAAAGGAAATGCTAAAAAAGAAATTGTTTTTGAAAAACTTTTAAATAACTCATCTACAAGTTTAGAGAATCAAAAATACACACTTGAATATTCTTCAAATCCTCTTTGGATTGTTTTACAATCACTACCCTATTTAATGGAATTTGAACACGAATGTGCTGAACAAACTTTTGCTAGATATTATGCTAATTTAATTGCTGGAGAAATTATTGAAGATAATGAGAAAATAAACTCCGTATTAGAATCGTGGAAAAATAATGATGTAAGCTCTAAATTTAATTTCAATGAAGACTTAAAGTCTATAGCGTTAAATGAAACTCCATGGCTTTTTGATGTAGAAAGTGATGAAGAAAAAAATATGAAATTAGCTCTTTTACTGGATTTAAATAATCTTGAAAAAAACCAAGAAAACACTTTAAACAAATTATTAGAAAAACAAAATATAAATGGTTCTTTTTCATGGTTTAAAGGAGGAAATGAAAATATTTTTATTACTCAACATATTTTAGCTGGGTTTGGACACTTATCACAAATGTTCCCACATAAAAAACAAGAGTTTAAAAAAATAACTTATAAAACAGTAGTATACTTAGATAATAAATTCATTTCTGATAATTCTATAAATAAAAAATATTCAAATAATTATTTGAATTTACATTTTTGGTACGCCAGAAGTTTTTATTTAGAAGATTTTCCTATAAATGAAAATTTAAAAATAATTTTTAATAAACAATTTGAAAGCTTTAAAAAAGAGTGGCTAACTTACTCTTTATATCAAAAAGGTTTAGCCGCTATATGTTTGCAAAGAATAGGCGAAAAAGAATGGGCTAAAAAAATAATTACACACCTTAAAGAAACTGCTTCTGTTAATGAAGAAAAAGGCATGTATTGGCTTGAAAATGATCATGGTTACTATTGGTATCAATCACCAATTGAAACACAAGCAATTTTAATTGAAGCTTTTGATGAAATTGAAAAAGATAAAAAATACATAGAAGAATTAAAAACTTGGCTGTTATTTAAAAAACAAGCAAATCATTGGCCAACTACTAAATCAACATCAGAAGCGATTTACGCATTATTATTGCAAGGTGAAGATTGGTTATCTGAAAAAGAAAATGTGAAATTTGTAATTGGCAATTCAAAAATTTCATCAAAAAAAATTACTGAAAGCGAAAAACAAA contains:
- a CDS encoding alpha-2-macroglobulin family protein, which encodes MKKIITLLFIFLSTFVFSQKVEKEWQKVYQFENDGKFSSAQKELIKIKKKANRKKYDKELIKCFLYESKIQMFNNENAKQIIIKNLKTEIGKQSPVPKSVLHYILATILKDYKRTNQNKISQRSKNIQKNDLDFTTWSLSDFENEIQINYEEIFKYKIELSKVSIADWKSIFDIPSYIDGKEYSLYDFFYEKNLENLKSNVKLWNLNSANYLTNLEQLSIQKSENFINTNLDFILDQDLKKVIQNIRDYEKFYLTKDIQKLEFSYFKRIEYILSITESNQLPKELIELEKNTKNETLKQLVRLYKAENLIQIGTQKKEANYQKEAIKILDTILKSRVHPNILADAERKKLLLTNKSLSLDYNDQIYSNQNHRAFVRFKNIDTVKINYYRLPEKNDLELNNYFYNYSKKKDSLVLDYIKKHKPINSSIIKLPNQFDYFEHTTEIILDNLETGNYLIFLETNNSIPNENAYTYDTINVTDFFVVEDEDNYNNNLYILNRKTGQPIENTKIISEQQTVRTDSNGKASLKKLNYEKDKKYKNEILIYKDNDSIYYEYNRGFYYNFEDEDDIIFESKVQLFTDRGIYRPGQKIFFKGIVVQNKNYKKSVVPFVTVKVIIEDAQGEELKEFEIQTNELGSFNSEFQIPKNILTGQFRIYIAEPDNYENDKDYYDLKEDEHSFWDNVEFDEWQSKIYFQVEDYKRPTFEVSFDKIKENYAIGDTLKITGNAKALAGNNLTNAIVKYNISKNTLLTNGYVPYEPNYIVEETNTDEKGNFKISFPAIQNNISIDSIIAQDYIIDLEITDTNGETKSAKQYVHVNKHMLDLNLDIKNKLYKEDVLTANINTTTKNNYPIPTKVEIEIYHDDRKNFKKERVCQIPEIQTISKEQFSQLFPYEPYDENDYKENLILVKSTSLNTAINSNLDLSFLKELKNGNYKIIAKAKDIKENEFKVEKIFNLDSKINPNLETKLFSFKYIPKENSDIIEIEFTSAIKDLWITTRFFDGQSNTFNTRIDQLINGKKIIQIKKPTKVIYDLDFKFQFSSVWENQTHDEQFSLKTKETEKDLLINIESLKNKIEPGSNENWSFKINNTKLEAEVLASMYDTSIDQFKNSNWEKIYLENNQYPNFPRFYDYKKELKHLLLNSFKNYSLIFKYQDIDPIDIKWFGFNFNHLNYNQYKKAYDFYVPKGYRKITGVVSDDLGPVAGASVIVKGTSRGVTTDFDGNFVIAAKPNETLEVSYVGNTQEVKIGKNDIYNVTLTSTQLEEVVVSALGIKRYVDESTSSYTVIKSNEINQFGNQNIVQALKGKVSGLTITTSSNSINSSTRIVLRGNRSISGNNDALVVIDGEISSADELQKLSADSIDEVQVLKGAQGAALYGEQGVNGVIIVTTKKALKELSNLKTRTNFNETAFFYPTLKTDKEGKISFNFTTPESLTKWKLRLFAHNKNYETGFLESSIISQKEVMVQTNMPRFFRENDNIKISAKIVNMTDETKSGVAMLMLFNAENNETIDSIALNNDNLKNFSCKPKESVPVNWTISIPKNISGLQYKIVAKSSNFSDGEENIIPVLSNKILVTESRPIWLKGNAKKEIVFEKLLNNSSTSLENQKYTLEYSSNPLWIVLQSLPYLMEFEHECAEQTFARYYANLIAGEIIEDNEKINSVLESWKNNDVSSKFNFNEDLKSIALNETPWLFDVESDEEKNMKLALLLDLNNLEKNQENTLNKLLEKQNINGSFSWFKGGNENIFITQHILAGFGHLSQMFPHKKQEFKKITYKTVVYLDNKFISDNSINKKYSNNYLNLHFWYARSFYLEDFPINENLKIIFNKQFESFKKEWLTYSLYQKGLAAICLQRIGEKEWAKKIITHLKETASVNEEKGMYWLENDHGYYWYQSPIETQAILIEAFDEIEKDKKYIEELKTWLLFKKQANHWPTTKSTSEAIYALLLQGEDWLSEKENVKFVIGNSKISSKKITESEKQNETGYTKINWNKEDISNDMGKVSINNKGEVPVFGGIYWQYFENLENVKADSTLVININKKLFKKIKTPEGNNLVEITNNNIKTGDLITIKLTVRVKENLEFVHLKDSRASCFEPIDVISEYQYEDGAYFYKSTRDTATHFFFDDLSKGTYILEYDVRITNLGSFTDGIATIQSMYAPEFNSHSSASKITIE